From Onychostoma macrolepis isolate SWU-2019 chromosome 05, ASM1243209v1, whole genome shotgun sequence, one genomic window encodes:
- the uap1l1 gene encoding UDP-N-acetylhexosamine pyrophosphorylase-like protein 1: protein MLSFQEAKARLETSGQSHVLRFWAELSAEESNTLLEEVSQLQPEELLEHCRAAAEAASRHSSADGRLDARMKPVPPEFIGSVRKSDKETLQMWGDEGLLQISQDRVAVLLLAGGQGTRLGVPYPKGMYNVGLPSEKTLYQIQAERIQKVQELANVKHGSRCTIPWYIMTSEFTLGPTEKFFKDNEYFGLCPSNVVMFEQRMIPAVGFDGKIILEKKNKIAMAPDGNGGLYRALVDNKILEDMERRGVEYLHVYCVDNILVKMADPVFIGFCVNKGADCGAKVVDKAYPAEPVGVVCRVDGLYQVIEYSEIQPETAELRSPGGELLFSAGNICNHFFTRGFLKDVAEKFESQLKQHVAIKKVPFVDGEGNLVKPTKPNGIKLEKFVFDVFQFSKKFVAFEVLREEEFSPLKNADGAPLDTPTTARRSLLAQHYRWALAAGGNFLDEQDKPIPPKHRCMIQNEDPPAICEISPLVSYFGEGLEKLLKQKNLKSPFLLDENEAKNLVKTT from the exons ATGTTATCGTTCCAGGAAGCTAAAGCGAGGTTAGAAACTTCAGGGCAGAGCCATGTTTTACGATTTTGGGCTGAACTTTCTGCGGAAGAAAGCAATACGCTTCTGGAGGAGGTATCTCAGCTCCAGCCCGAAGAGTTACTCGAGCACTGCCGAGCAGCTGCTGAGGCTGCAAGCCGACACTCGAGTGCTGATGGTCGGCTAGACGCGCGGATGAAGCCCGTTCCTCCAGAGTTCATCGGAAGTGTGCGTAAAAGTGACAAAGAAACACTTCAGATGTGGGGTGATGAAG GGTTACTGCAGATTTCACAGGACAGAGTGGCTGTTTTGCTGTTAGCTGGCGGTCAGGGGACTCGGCTTGGAGTGCCATATCCCAAGGGCATGTACAATGTTGGGCTTCCAAGTGAGAAAACCCTGTACCAGATCCAGGCTGAGCGTATCCAGAAGGTGCAAGAGCTGGCCAATGTGAAGCATGGCAGTAGGTGCACAATACCATG GTACATAATGACTAGTGAGTTCACTCTGGGACCCACAGAGAAGTTCTTCAAAGACAATGAATATTTTGGCCTTTGTCCATCCAACGTGGTCATGTTTGAGCAAAGAATGATACCAGCTGTAGGCTTTGATGGAAAGATCATCCTTGAGAAGAAGAACAAAATAGCTATGGCACCAG ATGGAAATGGCGGCCTCTATCGTGCTCTAGTGGACAACAAGATTTTAGAGGACATGGAGAGAAGGGGTGTGGAGTATCTTCACGTGTACTGTGTGGACAACATCTTGGTGAAGATGGCAGACCCAGTCTTTATTGGTTTTTGTGTAAACAAAGGAGCAGACTGTGGTGCCAAG GTGGTGGATAAGGCCTATCCTGCAGAGCCTGTTGGAGTGGTGTGTCGGGTGGATGGTCTGTATCAGGTGATTGAGTACAGTGAGATCCAACCAGAGACCGCAGAGCTGCGAAGCCCAGGAGGAGAGCTCCTGTTCAGTGCTGGGAATATCTGCAACCACTTCTTTACCCGAGGTTTCTTAAAGGACGTGGCTGA AAAGTTTGAGAGTCAGCTGAAGCAGCATGTGGCAATCAAGAAAGTGCCATTTGTGGATGGAGAAGGGAACCTGGTGAAACCAACCAAGCCCAATGGCATCAAACTGGAGAAATTTGTCTTTGACGTCTTTCAGTTCTCAAA GAAATTTGTCGCCTTTGAGGTGTTGAGAGAGGAGGAATTCTCACCCCTAAAAAATGCTGATGGGGCGCCTTTGGACACACCAACTACAGCACGCCGATCCTTGTTAGCACAACATTACCGCTGGGCTCTGGCAGCTGGTGGAAACTTCCTGGATGAGCAGGATAAACCCATCCCCCCAAAACATAGATG TATGATACAGAATGAAGACCCCCCAGCAATCTGCGAAATCTCTCCACTTGTATCATACTTTGGCGAG GGTCTGGAAAAGCTGCTGAAACAGAAGAACTTGAAGTCCCCTTTTCTACTTGATGAGAATGAAGCCAAGAATCTTGTGAAAACTACATAG
- the zdhhc12b gene encoding palmitoyltransferase ZDHHC12-B, with translation MFKNVFGSGFLVRTAHVILTWVITLILFLHDTDLRKQEETGELTLPVLFVLLVLVSVLLYFAVSLMDPGFVLSDECDLQFTLGIAEETQDMIPQTTKSIRLRRCGHCLVQQPMRSKHCQTCQHCVRRYDHHCPWIENCVGERNHRWFVLYLAVQLVVLLWGLYMAWSGFSHAPTWQLWLRTNGVLLGAAAVVAVLSLTVLLLLGSHLYLVSLNTTTWEFMSRHRISYLKHCGVDENPFDRGTLRNLWGFFCVWEPVVWEHVYFKQGNNPI, from the exons ATGTTCAAAAATGTGTTCGGATCAGGATTCCTGGTGAGGACCGCTCATGTCATCTTGACATGGGTTATAACGTTGATTCTCTTCCTCCACGACACCG ACCTCCGCAAACAGGAGGAGACGGGGGAGCTCACACTGCCAGTTCTCTTTGTGCTGCTGGTCCTGGTGTCTGTGTTGCTGTATTTTGCAGTTTCGCTCATGGATCCTGGTTTTGTCCTGTCTGATGAGTGTGACTTGCAG TTCACACTTGGTATCGCAGAAGAAACACAGGATATGATTCCACAGACCACCAAGTCCATACGGCTCCGGCGCTGTGGACACTGTCTGGTACAG CAACCCATGAGATCCAAACACTGTCAGACGTGTCAGCACTGTGTGCGGCGCTATGATCACCACTGCCCCTGGATAGAGAACTGTGTCGGGGAGAGAAACCACCGCTGGTTTGTGCTTTATCTGGCTGTCCAGCTTGTCGTCTTACTGTGGGGACTGTACATGGCCTG GTCCGGCTTCAGTCACGCTCCCacctggcagctgtggttgagGACCAACGGTGTGCTCCTGGGAGCTGCAGCGGTGGTGGCCGTCCTGTCCCTGACTGTGCTTCTCCTCCTGGGCTCTCACCTGTACCTGGTGTCGCTGAATACCACCACATGGGAGTTCATGTCTCGGCACAGAATCTCTTACCTCAAGCACTGCGGTGTGGACGAAAACCCCTTTGACCGCGGAACCCTGCGCAATCTCTGGGGCTTCTTCTGCGTTTGGGAACCGGTGGTTTGGGAGCATGTGTATTTCAAGCAAGGCAACAATCCTATTTAA